A window from Ardenticatena maritima encodes these proteins:
- a CDS encoding glycosyltransferase, with the protein MKVCLLASTYPRFPGDGAGRFMHSIAEALVRQGHDVHAVIPYHPAIRPQPGVVQIHPFRYIWPDRWAIMGYAQAMHSDRALNKGAYLLAPLFFASAFYKLLRLHAIHHFDIIHAHWVIPNAPMAALFSRLKNVPLIITLHGSDIFVARKNALLGAIAGACFKQASAVTACSPQLYEGALALGASPQRTHLLLWGADPERFDPQRAPSQISLREKLGLPSHAPIVLSLGRLVKKKGVEYLVQAIPYVREHIPDVLVVIAGDGPERSHLAQLALHLGVQAHVHFVGAVPWHEVPAYLHTCDVFVVPSVVDESGNLDGLPTTILEAMAAAKPVVATDVAGIPLVVEHEKNGLLVPQRDPQALATALVDLLRHADKRHRLGIAARQRVEVELNWDNVARFFTGLYNEAVRGQSHAHV; encoded by the coding sequence GTGAAGGTTTGCTTGCTGGCTTCAACGTATCCCCGTTTTCCGGGGGATGGTGCGGGGCGCTTTATGCACTCCATCGCTGAAGCACTGGTGCGCCAAGGGCATGACGTACATGCTGTCATCCCGTATCACCCCGCTATTCGCCCACAGCCCGGTGTCGTCCAGATTCACCCATTCCGGTATATCTGGCCAGATCGCTGGGCGATCATGGGATATGCGCAAGCCATGCACAGCGATAGAGCCCTCAACAAAGGCGCATATCTCCTCGCTCCGCTTTTCTTCGCCAGCGCCTTCTACAAACTGCTTCGGTTGCATGCTATTCATCACTTTGACATTATCCACGCCCATTGGGTCATCCCTAACGCACCAATGGCGGCTTTGTTCTCACGCTTGAAAAATGTTCCACTCATCATCACCCTGCACGGGTCGGACATCTTTGTCGCACGTAAAAATGCGCTCTTGGGCGCAATAGCTGGCGCATGCTTCAAACAAGCCAGTGCCGTCACGGCTTGTAGCCCGCAACTGTATGAAGGTGCATTGGCACTTGGCGCCAGCCCTCAACGAACCCACCTCCTGCTATGGGGGGCGGATCCTGAGCGATTCGACCCGCAACGTGCCCCTTCGCAGATATCACTGCGTGAAAAACTTGGATTACCGTCGCATGCCCCCATTGTGTTGAGTTTAGGGCGTCTCGTGAAGAAAAAAGGGGTCGAATATCTTGTGCAAGCCATTCCCTATGTGCGCGAGCATATCCCCGATGTTTTGGTTGTTATTGCAGGCGACGGTCCGGAACGCTCACACCTCGCACAATTGGCTCTTCATCTGGGTGTACAAGCGCATGTGCACTTCGTAGGGGCTGTACCATGGCATGAAGTGCCTGCGTATTTGCACACTTGCGATGTGTTCGTTGTCCCATCGGTCGTGGATGAAAGCGGCAATCTGGATGGACTACCGACCACCATTCTCGAAGCGATGGCGGCTGCAAAACCCGTTGTGGCAACTGATGTTGCCGGCATTCCTCTCGTTGTAGAACACGAAAAAAACGGCTTACTTGTGCCGCAACGCGACCCACAAGCTCTGGCAACAGCCCTAGTTGACTTGTTGCGTCATGCAGACAAACGTCACCGCCTTGGTATAGCGGCTCGCCAACGGGTGGAAGTAGAGCTCAATTGGGATAACGTCGCACGCTTTTTTACGGGGTTGTACAACGAGGCAGTACGAGGTCAATCTCATGCCCATGTTTGA